TTCGCCGGCCATGAGGCTTAAGCCTTTGCAGCCTTCGCGGGAGCAGCAGCCTTGCGGGCGGCCTTCTCCTCGGAGCGCTTCGCCTCGGCGGCGACCAGAGCGATGGCCTCTTCAGCGCGCAGGATCTTGGTGCGCATGATCTGCTCACTGAGCTTCAGCTGACGGTCGAGCTCCTGAGTGGCCTCGCTCGTCGCGGTGAAGTTGACGACGGCGTAGATGCCCTCGGTCTTCTTCTGGA
The sequence above is a segment of the Microbacterium caowuchunii genome. Coding sequences within it:
- the rpsF gene encoding 30S ribosomal protein S6, whose product is MVILDPEIDERQVAPNLDKFLKVITNDGGTIENVDVWGRRRLAYEIQKKTEGIYAVVNFTATSEATQELDRQLKLSEQIMRTKILRAEEAIALVAAEAKRSEEKAARKAAAPAKAAKA